A stretch of the Symmachiella macrocystis genome encodes the following:
- a CDS encoding helix-turn-helix transcriptional regulator, with product MKKTLESQDREFLERLQRLSCGTVQEICKELGVTATAVRHRLVRLQSLGFVGRDLVREGRGRPHHVYRVTQAGQRELGDNYGDLALVLWRELQCIPDEAVRAKVESRIRDAMVSQYAHAVNSPQLRDRFQQLGEVLAKRGYDVEVDQSSELPVLRENNCPYQELADSDRGICEMEEEVFEKVLGVPLRLSQCFLDGHSCCEFEPAEMASPPVNDAADSR from the coding sequence ATGAAGAAAACACTTGAGAGTCAGGATCGCGAGTTCCTTGAACGGTTGCAGCGACTCAGCTGCGGAACCGTGCAGGAGATTTGCAAAGAGTTGGGGGTGACGGCGACCGCCGTTCGCCACCGGCTGGTTCGACTACAGAGTTTGGGATTTGTCGGCCGTGATCTTGTCCGTGAAGGACGCGGTCGTCCGCATCACGTTTATCGCGTCACGCAGGCGGGACAACGTGAGTTGGGGGACAATTACGGTGATTTGGCGCTTGTGCTTTGGCGGGAATTGCAGTGCATCCCCGACGAAGCGGTCCGTGCCAAAGTCGAGTCGCGGATTCGCGACGCGATGGTTTCGCAATACGCACATGCGGTCAACAGTCCGCAGTTGAGAGATCGCTTTCAACAATTGGGTGAGGTCTTAGCGAAACGCGGATATGACGTCGAAGTTGATCAGTCGTCCGAGTTACCGGTACTCCGTGAAAATAACTGTCCGTATCAAGAATTGGCGGATAGCGATCGCGGGATTTGCGAGATGGAAGAAGAAGTTTTCGAAAAGGTTTTGGGAGTGCCGCTGCGGCTTTCCCAGTGTTTTTTAGATGGTCATTCCTGCTGCGAATTTGAGCCGGCTGAAATGGCTTCACCCCCTGTTAATGATGCAGCAGATTCTCGGTAG
- a CDS encoding alanine/glycine:cation symporter family protein: MRKTFSCVIVALAAATFFAFPPPSSAQETPSSSASESAADTNEATDTSSVQSNWIAKVDEFFGKYLVAPVATFAFYPVPYYDFSAGEWRPYVDPATADLPQDQQVLIGTKLPVVVVWLVVGAIFFTIRMGFINIRGFWHAVRVVKGDYDDPNDVGEVSHFQALSSALSATVGLGNIGGVAIAVGTGGPGALVWMLVAGVLGMSSKFVECTLAQSYRHVDPDGQVSGGPMRYLADGLREKGLGALGKCLAVMFSIFCILASFGGGCAFQVDQSLGAIKTKLPWLDGNEFVYGLVMAVAVGVVIIGGIRRIAATAEKIVPLMCGIYILISLYILFVNFDRIPWAIEEIFRTAFQADAAKGGILGVLVIGFKRAAFSNEAGTGSAAIAHAAAKTEEPVREGAVASLGPFIDTVVVCMMTGLVIVITQVYDPAKHPDLQKYVIGDNGAALTSEAMKLQVWWFPYVLAVAVVLFAYSTMISWSYYGERCATSLLGRWASLPYKIVFLVFVFLGAIVSAKNVLDFSDLMILTMAFPNVLGVALLSGKVRKDLDDYWRRYKAGEFKKHK, encoded by the coding sequence ATGCGCAAAACCTTTTCCTGCGTCATCGTAGCCCTCGCCGCGGCAACGTTTTTTGCCTTCCCCCCACCTTCCTCCGCTCAAGAGACACCCTCATCGTCAGCCAGCGAATCAGCCGCTGATACCAATGAGGCGACCGACACATCGTCAGTCCAATCTAACTGGATCGCCAAGGTCGATGAGTTTTTTGGGAAGTATCTCGTGGCACCGGTCGCGACCTTTGCGTTTTACCCCGTGCCATATTACGACTTTTCAGCCGGGGAATGGCGACCTTATGTCGATCCGGCCACAGCCGACTTGCCCCAGGACCAACAGGTGCTGATCGGCACAAAATTGCCGGTGGTCGTTGTGTGGCTCGTCGTCGGGGCGATCTTTTTTACGATACGTATGGGCTTTATCAACATCCGCGGCTTCTGGCATGCGGTGCGGGTGGTGAAGGGAGACTACGACGATCCCAACGACGTGGGCGAGGTCTCGCACTTCCAGGCGCTCTCCTCCGCACTGTCGGCAACCGTAGGTTTGGGGAACATTGGCGGCGTGGCGATTGCTGTTGGCACCGGCGGACCGGGCGCTTTGGTCTGGATGCTTGTCGCCGGCGTGCTCGGGATGAGCAGCAAATTTGTGGAATGCACGCTGGCCCAATCGTACCGGCACGTCGATCCGGACGGCCAGGTTTCCGGCGGACCTATGCGGTATCTGGCCGATGGTTTGCGTGAAAAAGGCCTGGGAGCCCTCGGCAAATGCCTAGCAGTCATGTTTTCGATCTTCTGTATATTGGCCTCATTCGGCGGTGGCTGCGCGTTTCAGGTGGACCAGTCGTTGGGCGCCATCAAAACCAAGCTTCCCTGGCTGGACGGAAACGAATTCGTTTACGGGCTGGTCATGGCTGTTGCGGTTGGGGTTGTGATTATCGGCGGCATCCGCCGGATTGCCGCGACGGCGGAGAAAATCGTTCCGCTGATGTGCGGAATTTACATTCTGATTTCGCTGTATATTCTGTTCGTCAACTTCGACCGTATTCCCTGGGCGATCGAAGAGATCTTCCGCACAGCATTTCAAGCCGACGCCGCCAAGGGCGGAATCCTGGGGGTGCTTGTGATCGGCTTTAAACGGGCGGCATTTTCCAACGAAGCGGGGACCGGTTCGGCCGCCATTGCCCATGCCGCCGCAAAAACCGAAGAACCGGTTCGCGAAGGCGCAGTCGCGTCGCTGGGGCCGTTTATTGACACGGTCGTGGTCTGTATGATGACCGGTTTAGTGATCGTGATCACCCAAGTCTACGATCCAGCGAAACATCCGGATCTGCAAAAATATGTCATCGGCGACAATGGTGCAGCGCTAACATCCGAAGCGATGAAGCTCCAAGTCTGGTGGTTCCCCTATGTGCTCGCGGTGGCGGTTGTTTTGTTCGCGTATTCGACGATGATCAGTTGGTCTTACTATGGCGAACGTTGTGCGACATCGCTGCTGGGCCGGTGGGCCTCATTGCCTTACAAGATCGTCTTTTTGGTATTCGTTTTTCTCGGGGCAATTGTGTCGGCCAAAAACGTTTTGGATTTTAGCGACCTGATGATCCTCACGATGGCCTTCCCCAATGTGTTGGGCGTGGCACTGCTCAGCGGTAAGGTCCGTAAGGATCTTGACGACTATTGGCGGCGCTACAAGGCGGGCGAGTTTAAGAAACACAAATAA
- a CDS encoding universal stress protein, which yields MSWLPKRKVVIPVDFSETSLDAIATAVEMAASPSDVHAVHVLIPLEGLSPGVIWGEVNDESREKAVRKTFATYAHEHGLDGVQFDVKFGDPGFLITEFATDLAADLIVISSHGYGGFKRLVLGSVAERVIRHADCPVLVLRRSDAE from the coding sequence ATGTCATGGCTTCCCAAGCGTAAGGTCGTGATCCCGGTCGATTTTTCTGAGACTTCTCTGGACGCGATTGCCACTGCCGTGGAAATGGCCGCCAGTCCGAGCGATGTGCATGCCGTCCATGTGCTGATTCCGCTGGAAGGGCTTTCTCCCGGTGTGATCTGGGGCGAAGTCAACGATGAATCACGGGAAAAAGCTGTGCGGAAGACGTTCGCCACGTATGCTCACGAACATGGACTGGACGGCGTCCAATTCGACGTGAAATTTGGTGATCCCGGTTTTCTGATTACCGAGTTTGCAACGGATCTTGCAGCGGACTTGATCGTAATTTCGTCACATGGTTATGGTGGATTCAAACGGTTAGTATTGGGGTCGGTCGCCGAACGCGTTATTCGCCACGCGGATTGTCCCGTACTGGTTTTACGCCGCAGCGACGCGGAGTGA
- a CDS encoding DUF971 domain-containing protein, whose protein sequence is MPSELMPLNLSSQDGNLIIVWNDGVRMEYAATVLRNSCPCATCRAQRNAPAPDPLGLPVLSIEEAAPTKVAGMKPLGNYAYNIAFSDGHATGIYSLELLRDLGSATVE, encoded by the coding sequence ATGCCCAGTGAATTGATGCCCCTCAACCTAAGCAGCCAAGATGGCAATCTGATCATTGTCTGGAACGACGGTGTCCGGATGGAGTACGCGGCAACGGTCTTGCGTAACAGTTGCCCCTGCGCGACATGCCGCGCACAACGGAACGCTCCCGCCCCAGACCCGCTGGGTCTGCCCGTGCTCTCGATCGAAGAAGCAGCACCGACAAAAGTGGCGGGCATGAAACCGTTGGGTAATTATGCGTACAACATCGCCTTCAGCGACGGACACGCAACGGGAATCTATTCGCTGGAACTGCTGCGGGATTTGGGAAGCGCCACGGTGGAATAA
- a CDS encoding 3-keto-disaccharide hydrolase, translated as MKSHFGLPQPVRRIASQRQPAGRLRAEVFFASLLGVLLSGLMVAAQEEQPVKAATAKEEPVKEEPAKEQPAKPDNDQPPNLLDSPKFFEAWEHYSAEEGTKLEDVWRIVQEKVTVEKDGQTVEKIDNVLLCTGKPFGYLRSKEIYENCQFGLEWRFPKDENGNSGILVYGVGKDEIWPKSIQIQFHRPKVGSVFPMKDATCDPQLPGKMLEKPASEWNTCVVTCRGDTISLEINGQDFGVVKGCMPTKGFIALQSEGAEVRFRNFWKRPLN; from the coding sequence ATGAAATCGCATTTCGGACTTCCGCAACCCGTACGGAGAATCGCAAGCCAGCGCCAGCCTGCCGGGCGGTTGCGGGCCGAGGTTTTCTTTGCGTCGCTGTTGGGCGTTCTGCTATCCGGGTTGATGGTTGCCGCGCAAGAAGAGCAACCGGTCAAGGCAGCGACAGCCAAAGAAGAACCGGTCAAAGAAGAACCAGCTAAAGAACAACCGGCCAAGCCTGACAATGATCAACCGCCGAACTTGCTCGATTCGCCCAAGTTCTTCGAAGCCTGGGAACACTACTCCGCCGAAGAGGGAACGAAACTGGAAGACGTGTGGCGGATTGTCCAGGAAAAGGTAACGGTGGAAAAGGACGGACAGACGGTCGAAAAAATTGATAACGTTTTGCTCTGCACCGGAAAACCGTTCGGCTATTTACGCTCTAAGGAAATCTACGAGAATTGTCAGTTTGGACTGGAGTGGCGTTTTCCTAAGGATGAAAACGGCAATAGCGGCATCTTGGTGTATGGCGTCGGCAAAGACGAGATCTGGCCCAAGTCGATTCAGATTCAGTTTCACCGACCGAAAGTCGGCAGCGTGTTTCCGATGAAAGACGCGACGTGCGATCCACAACTTCCCGGCAAGATGTTGGAGAAACCGGCCAGTGAATGGAACACGTGTGTCGTCACCTGCCGCGGCGACACGATCTCTTTGGAAATCAACGGCCAGGATTTTGGCGTTGTGAAGGGCTGTATGCCGACCAAAGGCTTTATCGCTTTGCAAAGCGAAGGGGCGGAAGTCCGCTTCCGCAATTTTTGGAAACGCCCGCTGAATTAG
- a CDS encoding thioredoxin family protein has product MVMTPSQMMPLETAAPEFSLPDTDGNTVSLSDFSGKPLLVAFICNHCPFVIHVRECLAMLGSEYQGKGVAMVGISSNDVSTHPGDSPEKMRDEKASAGYTFPYLYDESQEVAKAYSAACTPDFFLFDADHKLVYRGQLDASRPDSGIPVTGEDLRGALDALLADSAIPSEQKPSIGCNIKWKAGNEPSYFPA; this is encoded by the coding sequence ATGGTTATGACCCCGTCACAGATGATGCCGTTAGAGACTGCTGCTCCTGAATTTTCGCTTCCCGACACGGATGGAAATACTGTTTCGTTATCAGACTTCTCCGGCAAGCCGTTGTTGGTTGCGTTCATCTGCAACCATTGTCCGTTTGTGATTCACGTGCGGGAGTGTTTGGCGATGTTGGGTAGCGAATATCAAGGCAAAGGTGTCGCTATGGTGGGGATCAGTTCCAATGATGTCTCAACGCATCCCGGGGACAGTCCTGAGAAAATGCGTGACGAAAAAGCCAGTGCGGGGTATACGTTCCCCTATCTTTACGACGAATCCCAAGAGGTCGCCAAGGCCTACAGTGCCGCTTGCACGCCCGATTTCTTCTTGTTCGATGCCGATCACAAACTGGTCTATCGGGGACAATTGGACGCTAGCCGGCCCGATAGCGGGATCCCTGTGACCGGCGAAGACTTGCGCGGAGCGCTCGATGCCCTGCTGGCCGACTCAGCGATTCCAAGCGAGCAAAAACCGAGCATTGGCTGCAATATTAAGTGGAAAGCGGGCAACGAACCATCGTACTTTCCTGCCTAA
- the coaD gene encoding pantetheine-phosphate adenylyltransferase — protein sequence MNSSPQPRYAVYAGSFDPVTLGHVDIIQRGARIFHHVYVGIGINPEKQTLFSVEERLELIKQSVSDHENITVKAFEGLTVNFAAQHEAVVMLRGVRTLSDMEAEFTMSLANRALAPEIETMFLMASENYSHVSSSLIKQIAKMGAEPNMENLRKFVPEPVIAPLLEKFGQSVPKS from the coding sequence ATGAATTCGTCGCCACAACCGCGCTATGCCGTCTATGCAGGCAGTTTTGATCCGGTGACATTGGGGCATGTCGACATCATCCAACGCGGGGCGCGGATCTTTCATCATGTGTATGTCGGGATCGGCATCAATCCCGAGAAACAGACCCTCTTTTCTGTCGAAGAGCGGTTGGAACTGATCAAGCAGTCAGTCTCCGATCACGAGAATATCACCGTCAAAGCTTTCGAGGGATTAACCGTGAACTTCGCCGCGCAGCACGAGGCCGTGGTTATGCTTCGCGGCGTGCGGACGCTTTCTGATATGGAAGCGGAGTTCACTATGTCATTGGCCAATCGCGCGTTGGCACCGGAAATTGAGACGATGTTTTTAATGGCGAGCGAAAATTACTCGCATGTCTCCAGTTCCCTGATCAAACAAATCGCCAAAATGGGAGCCGAACCGAATATGGAAAACTTGCGCAAATTCGTACCCGAACCGGTCATCGCCCCGTTATTGGAGAAATTTGGACAATCGGTCCCGAAGAGTTGA
- a CDS encoding Hsp20/alpha crystallin family protein codes for MPVFQWRQSWDQFRDLEREMDRLLESIKLPFHNLRQQHQFPAVNFYELDDKYLLVAEMPGIVAQDVELTVAGGMLTLAGNRTAPPDVSDDAFRRRERPHGAWQRSLSIPERVHEDKVTAEFSEGVLSVHLPKADDVKPRQIPVATS; via the coding sequence ATGCCTGTTTTTCAGTGGCGTCAGAGTTGGGATCAATTTCGCGACTTAGAGCGCGAAATGGACCGGCTATTGGAAAGCATCAAACTACCGTTCCACAATCTGCGGCAGCAACACCAATTCCCAGCGGTGAACTTTTACGAGTTGGATGATAAATACCTGTTGGTTGCCGAAATGCCAGGGATCGTTGCGCAGGATGTGGAACTGACGGTCGCCGGAGGGATGTTAACGCTGGCAGGAAATCGGACCGCGCCGCCGGACGTGTCCGACGATGCGTTTCGCCGTCGCGAACGTCCGCATGGAGCGTGGCAACGTTCGTTGTCGATTCCGGAGCGGGTTCACGAAGATAAAGTGACGGCCGAATTTAGCGAAGGTGTGCTCTCGGTGCATTTGCCCAAGGCGGACGACGTCAAACCCCGGCAGATTCCCGTAGCAACCAGTTAA
- a CDS encoding Hsp20/alpha crystallin family protein, with amino-acid sequence MSQEIRKTSEEQNEQQPSTGDTAPPSRAVITAPIDIYETDEGLVLMADLPGVTTDTLELQVQDNKLTIFGRVSPVAPAGARLLHREYEQGDFLRSFILSDEVDYDGITAKLNNGVLEVNLPRMPRAEPRRIQVDGD; translated from the coding sequence ATGTCTCAAGAAATTCGCAAAACTAGCGAAGAACAAAATGAACAGCAGCCGTCCACGGGCGATACGGCGCCCCCATCACGCGCTGTGATCACGGCTCCGATTGATATCTACGAAACCGACGAGGGATTGGTTTTGATGGCGGACTTACCCGGCGTCACGACCGACACTTTGGAACTGCAGGTCCAGGACAATAAGCTGACCATCTTTGGCCGCGTTAGTCCGGTTGCCCCTGCAGGGGCGCGGTTACTGCATCGCGAATATGAACAAGGCGACTTTTTGCGCTCATTTATTCTGAGCGACGAAGTCGATTACGATGGCATTACTGCCAAGTTGAACAACGGCGTATTGGAAGTCAATTTGCCTCGCATGCCCCGCGCTGAACCGCGACGAATACAGGTGGACGGCGACTGA
- a CDS encoding Hsp20/alpha crystallin family protein, which produces MSSTSTDPFEPRQTGDKVRQELEKLVETVWSGSERALGALGLSGLTGHEIHPRLDITETETSIEIVADIPGIDPENVNISLAGNMLTLSGTHPLRAPSDHNVVHRQERPAGEFSRSVPLPCPVNADDVSATAKNGVLEITLNKPEAEKVHQIQIHVKSHETDPVGNTEPS; this is translated from the coding sequence ATGTCGAGCACATCCACGGATCCCTTCGAGCCGCGACAAACCGGTGATAAAGTCCGTCAAGAATTGGAAAAGTTGGTCGAAACGGTCTGGTCCGGCAGCGAGCGCGCATTGGGCGCACTGGGCTTGAGCGGATTGACCGGACATGAAATACATCCGCGATTGGACATTACCGAAACCGAAACCTCGATAGAGATTGTCGCCGACATCCCCGGCATCGATCCAGAGAACGTCAATATTTCTCTCGCCGGCAACATGTTGACACTTTCCGGAACCCATCCGCTGCGAGCCCCTTCAGATCATAATGTCGTGCACCGTCAAGAACGGCCGGCCGGCGAGTTTTCGCGTTCCGTCCCGCTCCCTTGCCCTGTCAATGCCGACGATGTCAGCGCCACGGCCAAGAACGGAGTCCTAGAGATCACCCTCAATAAACCAGAGGCCGAAAAGGTTCACCAGATTCAAATCCATGTGAAATCGCACGAAACAGACCCCGTCGGCAATACAGAACCCAGCTGA
- a CDS encoding WD40 repeat domain-containing protein, which translates to MTAKTAELKAGKRVVAVVRRGQKQTVEQVNGKWLLTTVTIDGKAQQGWINAKDVAPFKPTPTKPNTTKPPAKQPPTMRARTPKLKKTIPPRNSSTPLFKQVGTLRGHTEDVNCLTFSADGQSIVTGGRDRNIIVWDVGDHKPLSILTGHKRRIRCLQFSPVMDVILASGGGEISHGELKLWNLKEQKLITDLPVGDTEVTSLGFSPDGTRLFTAGWSQSVSVWDVITTRRRGSARTSFGEIVTYLAVSPLEEMIAVDGKQGLVYLQNSESLLETERPTTATQHVLSDHKKNISSLCFSGDGRLLATGSEGQFAIVWDPKTGEPVRNFDTQNGPITAVGLSYDGKWLATANRPTDAPLKIWDVAAGRLAGELDAGSVRAVAFSPTDSLLATSDGTEVRLWSLRPPAVLRAR; encoded by the coding sequence GTGACCGCCAAGACTGCCGAATTGAAGGCGGGCAAACGGGTCGTCGCTGTCGTTCGGCGGGGACAAAAGCAAACCGTCGAACAAGTGAATGGCAAGTGGCTATTGACTACGGTAACGATCGACGGAAAGGCCCAACAGGGTTGGATCAATGCCAAAGACGTGGCGCCCTTCAAGCCGACTCCAACCAAGCCAAATACGACAAAGCCTCCTGCAAAACAGCCGCCGACAATGCGCGCCCGTACCCCAAAGCTTAAGAAAACTATTCCGCCGAGAAACTCGTCAACGCCGCTGTTTAAACAAGTCGGGACGCTCCGCGGGCATACCGAAGATGTCAATTGCCTCACGTTCTCGGCTGATGGTCAATCGATCGTCACCGGCGGCAGAGACCGTAATATTATCGTGTGGGATGTTGGCGACCACAAACCACTGTCCATTTTGACCGGGCACAAACGCCGCATCCGCTGCCTGCAATTTTCTCCGGTGATGGATGTGATTCTTGCCAGCGGCGGGGGCGAAATCTCTCATGGCGAGTTGAAATTGTGGAACCTCAAGGAGCAAAAGCTGATCACTGACTTGCCTGTAGGTGATACAGAAGTTACATCGCTCGGATTTTCGCCGGACGGGACACGGTTGTTCACCGCTGGATGGAGTCAATCGGTTTCGGTATGGGACGTCATCACCACGCGCCGCCGCGGATCGGCGCGGACCTCCTTTGGCGAAATCGTGACCTACCTTGCGGTTTCTCCACTTGAGGAGATGATAGCCGTCGACGGAAAACAGGGGCTGGTGTATCTCCAAAACTCGGAGAGCCTACTGGAAACCGAACGTCCGACAACAGCCACGCAGCACGTCTTGTCGGACCACAAGAAAAACATCTCCTCCCTCTGCTTTTCAGGCGACGGACGTTTATTGGCTACGGGTAGCGAAGGCCAATTTGCCATTGTCTGGGATCCCAAAACCGGTGAACCCGTGCGAAACTTCGATACGCAAAACGGACCGATCACCGCGGTTGGACTTTCGTATGACGGCAAATGGTTGGCGACGGCAAATCGGCCAACGGATGCTCCACTAAAAATCTGGGACGTTGCCGCTGGACGGCTCGCGGGAGAGCTCGACGCCGGATCGGTACGTGCCGTGGCCTTTTCTCCAACCGATTCGCTGTTAGCAACCAGCGATGGCACAGAGGTGCGACTGTGGTCGCTGCGGCCGCCGGCGGTTTTAAGAGCGCGTTGA
- a CDS encoding universal stress protein, whose protein sequence is MTQVQNILVGIDLSKADRLVAADISTSNRHAIDKALWLAEHTGAKLTFISALELSAHTQHLIQQDPRNFSDVDDAALGVLKEFVEQAEQQGIKADCRLAYGAAWHEIITEVLARPYDIVIVGTRNLSSVKRMLMGSTAMKLLRYCPCPVWVTKAESETDTKSILVATDLTPVGDRAVQIGARLAKAEEAELHVLHAVEYPLERPLRLSQTLPEEIQQYRKDVRTKAEETLKQQLVNDDVAGLVKPPQVHLSDDVPESAIIELIQTHNIDLVVMGTVARAGLTRFLVGNTAERILPELPCSVLAVKPADFVCPVETE, encoded by the coding sequence ATGACCCAGGTTCAGAATATTTTGGTCGGTATTGATCTTTCCAAGGCGGACCGATTGGTCGCCGCAGATATTAGTACCTCCAACCGGCATGCGATCGATAAAGCCCTTTGGCTGGCCGAGCATACCGGAGCAAAATTGACATTTATATCCGCGCTGGAGTTATCGGCGCACACGCAACATCTCATTCAACAAGACCCTCGTAATTTTTCCGACGTCGACGATGCCGCCTTGGGCGTGCTCAAGGAATTTGTCGAGCAGGCGGAGCAACAGGGGATCAAAGCCGACTGCCGGTTGGCGTACGGTGCCGCTTGGCATGAGATCATCACCGAAGTGCTCGCCCGGCCCTATGACATTGTCATCGTCGGCACACGGAATCTGTCCAGCGTCAAACGGATGTTGATGGGCAGCACGGCTATGAAGCTACTCCGCTATTGCCCGTGCCCGGTTTGGGTGACGAAAGCAGAATCGGAAACGGATACGAAATCGATTCTGGTGGCCACCGATTTGACTCCCGTGGGAGATCGTGCGGTACAGATTGGTGCGCGGTTAGCCAAAGCCGAGGAGGCAGAATTGCATGTTTTGCATGCCGTGGAATATCCGTTGGAACGTCCACTACGTCTTTCGCAAACCCTGCCTGAAGAAATCCAGCAGTATCGGAAAGATGTCCGCACCAAGGCTGAGGAGACACTGAAACAGCAATTGGTAAACGACGACGTTGCGGGTCTTGTGAAACCACCACAGGTCCATTTGTCCGACGACGTTCCTGAATCCGCGATCATCGAATTGATCCAAACGCACAACATCGATCTGGTTGTCATGGGGACAGTCGCCCGCGCTGGTTTGACGCGATTTCTTGTTGGCAATACCGCGGAGCGGATTCTGCCCGAACTCCCTTGCTCAGTTCTCGCCGTGAAACCGGCTGATTTTGTCTGTCCCGTCGAAACCGAGTAA
- the rph gene encoding ribonuclease PH: MTRNDGRTIDALRPISIKRGFTGSAPGSIYIQAGRTTILCTASIDNAQPPWMKDEVSGWVTAEYNMLPGSTSPRKRRERGKTDSRSTEIQRLIGRSLRAAVNMEALGPRTITVDCDVLEADGGTRTLGITGGWLALADAIASIAGDLPDAGKVFRSSIAAVSVGVHEERVLLDLDYSEDSTAEVDLNVVMTGDGDFVEIQGTAEGRTFGRELLDQQLDVAAAGIAQLTTIQRETLGDAWPLAN, translated from the coding sequence ATGACACGTAATGACGGCCGTACGATTGACGCGCTGCGTCCCATCTCCATCAAACGGGGTTTCACCGGCTCCGCACCGGGCAGCATCTATATCCAAGCTGGACGGACCACAATCCTGTGTACCGCGAGCATTGATAATGCTCAGCCGCCTTGGATGAAGGACGAAGTCTCGGGCTGGGTGACAGCCGAATACAATATGCTGCCCGGCAGCACATCGCCCCGCAAACGGCGCGAACGCGGCAAAACCGACAGCCGTTCCACAGAAATCCAGCGGCTCATCGGACGTAGCCTCCGTGCAGCCGTCAATATGGAAGCCCTCGGACCGCGGACGATCACCGTCGATTGCGATGTCCTTGAGGCAGACGGCGGAACGCGAACGCTGGGAATTACCGGCGGCTGGTTGGCGTTGGCCGACGCAATTGCCAGCATCGCAGGCGATTTGCCCGATGCCGGGAAAGTCTTCCGTTCCAGCATTGCCGCCGTAAGCGTAGGTGTGCATGAGGAACGGGTGCTGTTGGATCTTGATTATTCCGAAGACAGCACGGCGGAGGTTGATTTGAATGTGGTCATGACAGGCGATGGGGACTTCGTGGAAATCCAAGGGACAGCCGAAGGCCGCACGTTCGGCCGCGAATTGTTGGACCAACAACTCGATGTCGCCGCCGCCGGCATCGCGCAGTTGACTACAATTCAACGCGAGACACTCGGCGACGCCTGGCCGCTGGCAAATTGA
- a CDS encoding HvfC/BufC N-terminal domain-containing protein — MSAPQYDLATIQRWMQSVISYPGGVTAGVETAAAQEQIAITAAEIEHVVTRSEKLDAVHRMEVYSGAYFARLLECMRGEFPVTQATVGEDLFDQFVVGYLNAYPSRSYSLGHLGENFANYLAETSPRDEGQITQWAEFVIDLARLEWAFNEVFDGPGAEEDPKLSPEQLHEVPAAQWPDAKLAVVPCLRLMQFSHPVSQFFSAKRREATTPIPDPQASFLAISRREYIVRRFDLNRAQYELLQCIVAGETVGDAIAQAAEFYEEDVQQFAADLGDWFRQWAAEQFFLRVELP; from the coding sequence ATGTCCGCCCCCCAATACGACCTGGCCACGATTCAACGCTGGATGCAGTCCGTGATTTCGTATCCCGGCGGGGTGACGGCTGGGGTGGAAACGGCTGCGGCGCAGGAGCAGATTGCGATCACGGCTGCTGAGATCGAACACGTTGTGACCCGTTCGGAAAAACTCGATGCGGTTCACCGTATGGAGGTCTATTCCGGGGCTTACTTCGCGCGATTGCTGGAATGCATGCGGGGCGAATTTCCTGTCACGCAGGCTACGGTCGGGGAGGATTTGTTTGACCAGTTCGTGGTTGGATATTTGAACGCCTACCCTTCACGCAGTTACTCGCTGGGCCACCTCGGTGAAAACTTTGCCAATTACCTCGCCGAGACATCTCCGCGCGACGAAGGACAGATCACGCAATGGGCCGAATTTGTGATCGACTTGGCCCGTTTGGAATGGGCTTTTAACGAGGTGTTTGACGGACCGGGCGCCGAAGAGGATCCGAAACTTTCGCCCGAACAATTACACGAGGTGCCTGCTGCTCAATGGCCCGATGCGAAGCTTGCGGTCGTGCCTTGTTTGCGGTTGATGCAGTTCTCGCATCCGGTGAGCCAGTTCTTTTCCGCCAAGCGCCGCGAAGCGACGACACCGATCCCTGATCCGCAGGCAAGCTTTTTGGCCATCAGTCGTCGCGAGTACATCGTGCGGCGGTTTGATTTGAATCGCGCGCAATACGAGTTGCTGCAATGCATCGTGGCCGGTGAAACCGTGGGCGACGCGATCGCCCAAGCGGCGGAATTCTATGAAGAAGACGTTCAGCAATTCGCCGCGGACCTGGGCGACTGGTTTCGTCAATGGGCAGCGGAGCAGTTCTTCCTGCGAGTCGAATTGCCCTAA